The genomic region TATGCCGGTGCCCCATAGCCCCACGCACCGTAGGGAGCACGGGCCCAGCCCGGAACACCAGTAGCATAGTACATCCGCCGATAACCACGACCTCGACCACCTCCCCGAGGATAGGGGTTCGCGAAGCCTGGTACCGCATAGCCTGCGCAATAACCTGCCCTTCTACCCGTCATGGGGCCAAAGCCAGCAGGACCAGTTCCATCTCCTCTTGGCATTATTGACACCTCCCTTTTGAGACTGTCTGCCCACGTATTGCAATTCAAAGACTAGATCATCCTAGAACTATTATGGGCATATGCTCACTTGTATTATACAAATAGTTTTGGGCATATGTCAACATTTTTTTGCCGAAAGAGTAATTCTGTAGTTGGATAATACGTAAGCGTCAAAGCGAACACACCTTGACAGCTAGGAAGAAAGGACGAAGCTTTAACGCTGTGCTTAGTCCAGCTCAGCGCAACAAAAAGCCCCCACTGTTAGTGAGGGTTAGGATGATGCAT from Limnochordia bacterium harbors:
- a CDS encoding DUF5320 domain-containing protein, whose amino-acid sequence is MPRGDGTGPAGFGPMTGRRAGYCAGYAVPGFANPYPRGGGRGRGYRRMYYATGVPGWARAPYGAWGYGAPAYAAEPVPANEGEMLKNEAAMLKEQLTQIEARLEELEEE